The Ranitomeya imitator isolate aRanImi1 chromosome 3, aRanImi1.pri, whole genome shotgun sequence genome has a window encoding:
- the ZBTB20 gene encoding zinc finger and BTB domain-containing protein 20 — translation MTERIHSINLHNFSNSVLETLNEQRNRGHFCDVTVRIHGSMLRAHRCVLAAGSPFFQDKLLLGYSDIEIPSVVSVHAVQKLIDFMYSGVLRVSQSEALQILTAASILQIKTVIDECTRIVSQNVGGVFPLIPDSGQETPRGTPESGTSGQSSDTESGFLRSHRQHSVDRIYSTLYTCSMENGSGERSFYSGALVSHHETALGLPRQHHMEEPSWITRIHQRSQRMERFLTTTPETTHCRKQPRPVRIQTMMGNIHIKQEVEDDYDYYGQQRSQALERNESEECAEDTDQAEGTESEPKGESFDSGVSSSIGTEPDSVEQQFMPSLVRDGQQDPSQAESNNLSTECVDNQNQQHLDTSSSSPERSNTVDMDSTVLSVSNSTEKGVLQTSVSQSITQAMPTTQLYLRQTETLTSNLRMPLTLTSNTQVIGTAGNTYLPTLFTTQAAGTGPKPFLFSLPQPLAAQQTQFVTVPQAGLSPFSSQIQNQQSQGGHSTGSSQGEKKPYECTLCNKTFTAKQNYVKHMFVHTGEKPHQCSICWRSFSLKDYLIKHMVTHTGVRAYQCSICNKRFTQKSSLNVHMRLHRGEKSYECYICKKKFSHKTLLERHVALHSATNGTASIPVPVPPPNSAPGPVQAPATTPGQGLPPAPSMPTAPVLPPTPVLASAPVLAPTPALVPAPILVSALAPAPTLAAPPTAAPPPASPVLVPRPGPPSSGAPVCSEATTYVCSVCPTKFDQIEQFNDHMRMHVSDG, via the exons ATGACCGAGCGCATTCATAGTATCAACCTTCACAACTTCAGCAATTCCGTGCTCGAGACGCTCAACGAGCAGCGCAACCGTGGCCACTTTTGTGACGTGACGGTGCGAATCCACGGAAGCATGCTGCGGGCCCACCGCTGCGTGCTGGCCGCTGGCAGCCCATTCTTCCAGGACAAACTGCTGCTAGGGTACAGTGACATCGAAATCCCCTCCGTGGTGTCGGTCCACGCCGTGCAGAAGCTGATTGACTTCATGTACAGCGGGGTACTAAGAGTCTCCCAGTCTGAGGCTCTTCAGATCCTGACAGCCGCAAGCATCCTACAGATAAAAACCGTCATCGACGAATGCACGAGAATCGTCTCGCAAAATGTAGGCGGAGTGTTCCCGCTAATACCGGACTCTGGCCAAGAGACACCCAGGGGTACTCCAGAATCGGGGACCTCGGGGCAGAGCAGCGACACAGAATCTGGCTTCCTGCGGAGCCACCGTCAGCACAGTGTGGACAGGATCTACTCTACATTATATACATGTTCCATGGAAAACGGCAGCGGGGAACGCTCCTTTTACAGCGGAGCTCTGGTGAGCCACCACGAGACTGCCTTAGGGCTCCCGAGACAACATCACATGGAGGAGCCCAGCTGGATCACACGCATACATCAGCGTTCTCAGCGGATGGAAAGGTTCCTGACCACCACTCCAGAAACCACCCACTGCCGCAAGCAGCCACGTCCTGTACGTATTCAGACAATGATGGGAAATATCCACATAAAACAAGAGGTGGAGGACGACTATGACTACTacgggcagcagaggtcacaggccCTGGAACGCAATGAGTCAGAAGAGTGCGCCGAAGACACCGATCAAGCCGAAGGCACCGAAAGTGAACCCAAAGGAGAAAGCTTTGACTCTGGAGTAAGTTCCTCCATCGGCACAGAGCCGGACTCCGTGGAGCAACAGTTTATGCCTAGTCTCGTAAGAGACGGGCAACAAGATCCTTCCCAAGCGGAGTCTAACAACTTGTCCACTGAATGCGTAGACAACCAGAACCAACAGCACTTAGATACCAGCTCTTCCTCGCCCGAGAGGAGCAATACCGTTGACATGGACAGCACAGTGCTCAGTGTTAGCAATAGCACCGAAAAGGGGGTCCTACAGACTTCTGTCTCCCAGTCGATTACCCAAGCTATGCCAACCACTCAACTCTACTTACGTCAGACGGAAACACTCACCAGCAACCTGAGAATGCCACTAACTTTGACCAGTAATACCCAGGTCATTGGAACAGCCGGCAATACCTATCTTCCGACCCTCTTCACTACGCAGGCAGCTGGGACCGGTCCAAAGCCTTTCCTCTTCAGTCTGCCCCAACCTTTGGCTGCTCAGCAAACTCAGTTTGTGACAGTTCCCCAAGCTGGATTGTCTCCATTTTCTTCCCAAATCCAAAACCAACAATCCCAAGGTGGACACAGCACAGGCAGCAGCCAAGGAGAAAAAAAGCCTTATGAGTGCACCCTCTGCAACAAAACCTTCACCGCCAAGCAGAATTACGTGAAGCACATGTTCGTACATACAG gagagaaaccGCACCAGTGTAGCATCTGCTGGAGATCGTTCTCATTGAAGGATTACCTAATCAAACACATGGTGACGCACACAGGCGTGAGGGCGTACCAGTGCAGCATCTGCAACAAGCGCTTCACCCAAAAGAGCTCCCTCAATGTGCACATGCGCCTGCACCGCGGAGAGAAATCTTACGAGTGCTACATCTGCAAAAAGAAGTTTTCTCACAAGACGCTGCTGGAGAGGCACGTGGCTCTTCACAGCGCCACCAATGGCACTGCCAGCATCCCAGTACCCGTTCCACCTCCAAACTCAGCTCCAGGACCAGTTCAAGCTCCTGCCACCACCCCAGGACAAGGATTGCCTCCAGCTCCCAGCATGCCTACAGCACCGGTTTTGCCGCCTACTCCGGTCTTGGCATCTGCTCCGGTTTTGGCTCCAACTCCAGCCTTAGTTCCAGCTCCAATTTTGGTCTCTGCCTtagcaccggcaccaacactggctGCACCCCCTACTGCTGCTCCACCACCGGCTAGTCCAGTTCTAGTCCCTCGTCCTGGGCCCCCCAGCAGCGGAGCCCCGGTATGCTCAGAGGCCACAACGTACGTTTGCTCAGTGTGCCCAACTAAGTTTGACCAAATCGAGCAATTTAATGACCACATGAGAATGCACGT